The following proteins are encoded in a genomic region of Longimicrobium sp.:
- a CDS encoding GNAT family N-acetyltransferase, which yields MNPISVDVAPLERRHDRASFDSGEPALDTFFRRNARQNQDRGFSRTYVATVQGVSRVVGFYTLASGMVSAAILPEAERRHLPRYPVPAVQLARLAVDRAVHGGGVGKSLLSDALRRSIRAAEIIGIYAVEVHAKHDTAAAFYRRFGFAPLEDDRLHLYLPIHTIPTTPGSL from the coding sequence TGTCGCGCCGCTCGAACGCCGGCACGATCGTGCGTCATTCGATAGCGGCGAGCCAGCGCTGGACACGTTCTTCCGGAGGAATGCTCGCCAGAACCAGGACCGCGGATTCAGCCGCACCTACGTAGCGACAGTGCAGGGTGTAAGCCGGGTCGTGGGTTTCTACACGCTCGCGAGCGGTATGGTGTCGGCCGCAATCCTGCCCGAAGCGGAGCGTCGGCATCTGCCCCGTTATCCGGTACCGGCGGTGCAGCTGGCGCGCCTTGCGGTAGATCGCGCCGTACATGGTGGCGGAGTCGGAAAATCGCTGCTGTCGGATGCCCTTCGTCGTTCCATCCGGGCGGCCGAGATCATTGGCATCTACGCGGTTGAAGTGCATGCCAAGCACGACACTGCGGCGGCATTCTACCGCCGGTTTGGCTTCGCACCACTGGAAGACGACCGCCTGCACCTCTATTTGCCTATCCATACGATTCCCACGACACCCGGCTCGCTCTGA